The nucleotide window CCGCGACGCGATGCTCGAAGCGATGCTGAAGCAGCTGCTGCTGCTCGTGTTCCGAGCGATGGTCGATTGGGCGGAGGAGGCGGCGCCGCCGTCCCCGGTTCACCGGCTCATGTCGGAAATCGCGGGGTACGTCGGCGAGCATTACGCCGAGCCGCTGCTGCTGAAGGACGTGGCGGAGCGGTTTTACGTCAGCCCGTTTTATTTGAGCCGGAAATTTAAGCAGTGCACCGGCTTCGGCTTCGCGGAATACGTGCAGCTCGTTCGGGTGCGGGAAGCGCAGCGGCTGCTGCGGGAGACGGATTTGAAAATGATTGACATCGCCGAACGGACGGGCATCGGTCCCGTCGCCAGCTTCCATAAGCTGTTCAAACGGTTGAACGACTGCTCTCCGCTGCAGTACCGGAAGCGCCAGCGGGCCGCGGCGTCAGCCCCGGACGCGCGTCGCTGAGGCGCGCTCCTCGAGCTTCGCGTCGAGCAGCTCGGTGCGGCGGGCCGGCCCGGACCCCGCCATAATGTCGAGCAGCGCGCCCGCGATGCGCTCGGCGAACAGCGTCACCGGCGCGCCGACCGCCGTCACCGGCACGTCGAGCTCGGACAGCTGCGGAATGTTGTCGTAGCTGACGAGCGACAAGTCGTCGGGCACGCGCAGGCCGCCGTCGAGGACGGCGCGGAGGAAGCCCGCCGTGACGTCGTACGCGCCGGTGACGACCGCGGTCGGCTTCGCTTCGAGCGCGAGCAGCTTGCGGCCGGCTTCGTAGCCGTCGCGCCACGTGTTGCCGTCCGAGTTCAGGACGAACGCGTCGCTCGGCGCGAGGCCGCAGGCGAACGCGCCTTCCATGAAGCCGGCGACTTTCTCCTGCTGCTTGCTGTCGGCTTCGCGCGCGTCCCCGACGTACGCGATTCGGGTATGGCCGAGGCTCGCGAGATACGTCACGGCTTCCCGCAGCGCGTCTTTCCGCTTCACGTCGACGACGGCGTACCGCGAACCGACGAGGTGCGAGGCGCCGATCGACACGACCGGGATGTCGGTGGCGACCGGCTCGGCGTTCCGCTCCTCCGGCGTAATGTCCTCGAACACGACGATGCCGTCGACCTGCAGCCGCTGGAACAGCTTCGCGGCCGCCGTCGGGGGGAGGATCGATAATATCATTTCGTAGCCCTTCTCCGACAGGGCGTCGTTGATGCGGCTGACGAGGGCGGACAGCGCCACGCGCTCGAGCGACGGCAGCAGAACGCCGACCGTCATGCTGCGGCGGGAGACGAGGCTTTTGGCCGCGAAGTTCGGCTCGTAGCCGAGCTGCGCCGCCAGTTCGACGATGCGCGTTTTCGTTTCGGGCCGCACGAGCGGGCTGTCGTTGAGCGCCTTCGACACAGTGGAATAGCTGACGCCCGCCAGTCTGGCGATGTCTTTGATGGTGACGTTCATGGCGGTTTCGTCCTCCGAATGCAAACGTTGTTAAAAAAATTTGATGATGCATTAAAAATACCATTGATGAAAGTATATTTTCAACATATGATAGAGTCATTACGAAAATAACAACGTTGTTATTATGGAGGGTGCGAACTATGACGACAGCTACAAACGCGGCTCAAGCGGCCGCAGCGCTCCAAGCGGGCGCGCCTTTGTCGGGAATGACGGACGTATATGCGGCATCTGTCGCGGAGAGCGGCGGCGACCGCGTCGCGATGGTGAAATTCGGCGGCGAGCGCCAGCTGCTCGCGGTGGGCGGCGGCGCGCTGTACGCCGCTTTGGAAGGCGAAGAAGTTCGCGAGGGCGGCGCCGCGTACAAGCTGTGCCCGCTGACGCACAACAACCGGCTCGCGCTGAACGACGCGTTCGAATATACGAAGCCGCGCGCGATCGGCACGCAAATGGCGACGATCGGCCTCGGCGACCGGCTCGGTCTCGCGTCCCCTGGCCATATTAAGACGGTAGCGGGCCGGAACATCCGCCCAATTCTCGCGCAGCAGAGCATTCGCGAGCTGAACCTGACGAATCGCAGCTACGAGGACGTGCTCGACGCGGCGTCGTTCGCCGTATTCCAGGAAGGGTACAAGGATGGCTGGGGCGCCGACGGCGACCATTTGAAAACGCCTGCGGACATCGAGTACGCGCTGCGCCTCGGGTTTTCGATGCTGACGCTGGACGCGTCGGAGCATATCGACAACGCGGCGGCGTCGCTGGACGATGCAGGCGTCGCGGCGCGTTACGCGGAGCTGGATGCATCGTACCGCGCTCGAGTAGAAGCAGAGTACGCTGATCGCACGTTCGCGATCGAGGACGCTTCCATTGAAGTGAGCGCCGCCGCGTTGAAGCGGTACGCGCTCGTGTACGGCCGCGCGGTTCAATTCATGGTAGAGATCTACAGAACGTACATCGTACCGGCAGGCCGCGGCATCGATTTCGAAATTTCGATCGACGAGACGGCGACGCCGACCGACCCGGCCGCGCATTGGTTCGTGGCGAACGAGCTGAAGCGCGAAGGCGTCGAAGTGTACAGCATGGCGCCGCGGTTTTGCGGAGAGTTCCAAAAAGGGATCGACTACATCGGCGACATCGCGCAGTTCGAGAAAGAGCTTGCGGTGCACGCGGCGATTTGCGATCACTTCGGTTATAAGCTCAGCGTGCACTCCGGCAGCGACAAGTTCAGCGTGTTCCCGCTCGTCGCGAAGTACACGTCCGGCCGCTTCCATCTGAAGACGGCGGGCACGAACTGGCTGGAGGCGGTCCGCACGGTCGCGAAGGTGAACCCGGGCTTGTACCGCCGCATGCACGAGTACGCGGCTGCTCACGTGGAGGAAGCGCTGAAGTATTACCATATTACGGCCGATTTCGCGAAGGTGAAGCCGCTGTCCGAAGTGTCGGACGCGGAGCTGCCGGAATATATGAACGAAGACAACGCGCGGCAAATGCTGCACATCACGTACGGCATCCTGCTGACGGCGAAGGACGACTCGGGCGCTTCGCTGTTCAAGGACGAGTTTTACGCGACGCTGGGCGAGCATGAAGAGGCGTACGAGGCATCGCTCATCGCGCATATCGGCAAGCACCTCGAGCTGCTCGGGAAGTAAGGCGGAGGGCCCGTCGGGCGGGCCTTGGCTCTAAGCAGGGCGCTGCGGGGCGAAAAGGCGCAAAACTGCGGCTGTTGCCGCCCGGCGGGGCGCTGTCGGGGCGGATAGGCGCAAAAATGCGGCTATTGCCGCTCGGCGGGCCGCTGTCGGGGCGGATAGGCGCAAAAATGCGGCTATTGCCGCTCGGCGGGGCCTGGCTGGGGCAAATAGGCGCAGAAATGCGGCTATTGCCGCTCGGCGGGCCGCTGCCGGGGCGGATAGGCGCAAAAATGCGGCTGTTGCCGGCTCGGCAGGGCGCTGCTGGGGCGAATAGGCGCAAAATTGCGGCTATTGCCGCTCGGCGGGGCCTGGCTGGGGCAAATAGGCGCAAAATTGCGGCTGTTGCCGCTTATCGGTGCGCTGCCTGCGGAGCCGGACGGCCCGCGAACGCAATGAAACGGAAAGAGGGACAACACATGAGTGAAATCATTCGCAATATGCTGGCGCCGATCCCGATCCCGCCGGTCGTGCGCATTCGGCAGCGGTTCGACCCGTCGAAGCTGGAGGACCCGGTCGGCGTTCTGCGCGAGGAGCTGCAGAAGCCCGGCGCGGTCGACCGCATCCAGCCGGGGCAGCGCGTCGCCGTTGCCGTCGGCAGCCGGGGCGTCGCCAACATCGCCGGCTTCACGAAGGCGACGATCGACGCGATCAAGGCGCGGGGCGCGCATCCGTTCATCGTGCCGTGCATGGGCAGCCATGGCGGCGCGACGGCGGAAGGCCAAGCCGAAGTGCTGAAGCATCTCGGCATCGACGAGGCGACGATGGGCGCGCCGGTCGAGTCGTCGATGGAGGTCGTGCAAATCGACCAGCTCGCGAACGGGCTGCCCGTCTACGTCGACAAAATCGCTTCGCAGGCGGACGCGATCGTCGTCATTAACCGCGTGAAGCCGCACACGGCGTTCCGCGGGCCGATCGAGAGCGGCATCATGAAAATGATCGCGATCGGACTCGGCAAGCAGAAAGGCGCGGAGGCGTGCCACCAGCTCGGCTTCAAATACATGGCCGAGTTCGTGCCGGAGATGGCGACGCTCATGATCAACAAGCTGCCGATCGTGTTCGGCGTCGCGGCGGTGGAGAACGCCTACGACGAAACGTGCCATATCGAGGTGCTCCCGGCAGACCGCATTTACGAACGGGAAGTGGAGCTGCAGAAAATGGCCAAATCGCGCATGCCGAAGCTGCTGTTCGACCAAATCGACGTGCTCGTCATCGACTATATCGGCAAAAACATCAGCGGCGACGGCATGGACCCGAACGTGACGGGCCGTTACCCGACGCCGTACGCGTCCGGCGGACCGGACGTCAACAAAATGGTCGTGCTCGACGTGACGAAGGAGTCCAAGGGCAACGCGAACGGCGTCGGCACCGCCGACTTCACGACGCGCCGCCTCGCGGACAAGATGGACTTCACCGCGACGTACCTGAACGGCCTCACCTCGACCGTCTGCGCGCCGACGAAGCTCGCGACGACGCTCGAGAGCGACGAGCTCGCCATCAAGGCGGCCGTCAAAACGTGCAACGTGCTCAACTTTAACGACTGCCGTCTCGTGCGCATCCGCGACACGCTGCACCTCGGCGAAATCGAAATTTCGGTGCCGCTGCTCGAAGAAGCCCGGAACCATCCGGACATCGAGATCGTGTCCGAGCCGTACCAGTGGACGTTCGACAGCGAGGGGTATTTGCCGAAATGACGAAACCGTTCATCGTCGCCGTAGACATCGGAACGACGAGCACGAAGGCGGCCGTCGTCGACCGCGAGGGCGGCGTCCGCGCCGTCCTGTCCGTCGAATACCCGCTCCATACGCCCGCGCCCGACCGCGCCGAGCAGGACCCCGACGAAATCGTCGAGGCCGCGGTGAACGCAGTGCGCGCCGTCGTCGCCAAGGCGGACGTTTCGCCGGGCGAGATTCGCTGCGTCGTCTTCAGCGCCGCGATGCACAGTATCATCGCGCTGGACGCAGACGGCGCGCCGCTCACGAGATCGATCACGTGGGCGGACAACCGCGCGGCATCGTACGCCGAAGCGCTCAGGGGTACGCCCGAAGGCCAGGCGATTTACGCCGCCACCGGCGTGCCGATTCATCCGATGTCTCCATTGCTGAAGCTTATGTGGCTGCGCGAGCGCGCGCCGGACACGTTCGGGAAAGCGCGCAAATTCGTCGGCATCAAAGAATACGTGCTCGGCAGATGGTTCGCGGAAAGCGGCGCGGGCGCGGCGCATGTCGTCGACCATTCGATCGCGAGCGCGACGGGGCTGTTCAACCTGCGCAGCCGCGATTGGCACGAGCCGTCGCTGGCGCTCGCGGGCATCGACGCGTCGCGGCTGCCGACGCTCGTCCCGACGACGCACGTGCTGGAGGGTCTCCCTCGCGCGGCGGCGGAGAAGCTCGGCCTCGCGCCGGGCACGCCGGTCGTCGTCGGCGCGTCCGACGGCGTGCTTGCGAACATCGGCGCCGGCGCGCACGACCCCGACCAGTTCGCCGTTACGATCGGCACGAGCGGCGCCGTCCGCGCCGTCGTGCGCGAGCCGCGCACCGACCCGCAGGGCCGCGCCTTCTGCTACGCGCTGTCCGACGACCGCTGGGTCGTCGGAGGCGCGATCAACAACGGCGGCGTCTTGTTCCGTTGGGTGCGCGACGAGCTCGCCACCAAGGAAGCCGCCGAGGCGCGCGCCGCCGGCATCGACCCGTACGAGCGGCTGACCGAGCTCGCGCAAACCGCGCCGGCCGGCAGCGGCGGCCTCATCGTGCTGCCGCTGTTCGCCGGCGAGCGCGCGCCGTATTGGAACGCTGACGTGCGCGGCGTGTTCTTCGGCCTGTCGCTCGCGCACGGCAAGCCGCACATGATCCGCGCGGTGCTCGAGGGCGTCGGCTACGCCGTCCGCTCCGTCGCCGAAGCGGTCGCGGACGCCGCCGGCCGCCCGCGCGAAATTCGCGCCTCGGGCGGCTTCGCCCGCTCGCCGTTCTGGCGGCAGACGATCGCCGACATCCTCGGCGCGCCGCTCACCGTGCCGGACGCGATCGAGAGCTCCGCGCTCGGCGCGGCGGCGCTCGGCCTCGTCGCCCTCGGCGACTGGCGCGATTTGGAGCCGGCTCGCGCCTGGTCGACGGCGACGTTCACCCACGAGCCGAATCCGGCCGTCCGGGAAACGTACGACGAGCTGTACGCGATGTACGCGGAATTGTATCCGCGCCTCGTCGACCCGTTCCGCCGCATCGTACAATTTCAGTCCAAATAGGAGGCACCATTCCTCATGAACTTATTCGATTTATCCGGCAAAACGGCCGTCGTCATCGGCGGCAACAGCACGCTCGGTTCGGCGATGGGCGAGGC belongs to Paenibacillus sp. and includes:
- a CDS encoding gluconokinase → MTKPFIVAVDIGTTSTKAAVVDREGGVRAVLSVEYPLHTPAPDRAEQDPDEIVEAAVNAVRAVVAKADVSPGEIRCVVFSAAMHSIIALDADGAPLTRSITWADNRAASYAEALRGTPEGQAIYAATGVPIHPMSPLLKLMWLRERAPDTFGKARKFVGIKEYVLGRWFAESGAGAAHVVDHSIASATGLFNLRSRDWHEPSLALAGIDASRLPTLVPTTHVLEGLPRAAAEKLGLAPGTPVVVGASDGVLANIGAGAHDPDQFAVTIGTSGAVRAVVREPRTDPQGRAFCYALSDDRWVVGGAINNGGVLFRWVRDELATKEAAEARAAGIDPYERLTELAQTAPAGSGGLIVLPLFAGERAPYWNADVRGVFFGLSLAHGKPHMIRAVLEGVGYAVRSVAEAVADAAGRPREIRASGGFARSPFWRQTIADILGAPLTVPDAIESSALGAAALGLVALGDWRDLEPARAWSTATFTHEPNPAVRETYDELYAMYAELYPRLVDPFRRIVQFQSK
- a CDS encoding LacI family DNA-binding transcriptional regulator — protein: MNVTIKDIARLAGVSYSTVSKALNDSPLVRPETKTRIVELAAQLGYEPNFAAKSLVSRRSMTVGVLLPSLERVALSALVSRINDALSEKGYEMILSILPPTAAAKLFQRLQVDGIVVFEDITPEERNAEPVATDIPVVSIGASHLVGSRYAVVDVKRKDALREAVTYLASLGHTRIAYVGDAREADSKQQEKVAGFMEGAFACGLAPSDAFVLNSDGNTWRDGYEAGRKLLALEAKPTAVVTGAYDVTAGFLRAVLDGGLRVPDDLSLVSYDNIPQLSELDVPVTAVGAPVTLFAERIAGALLDIMAGSGPARRTELLDAKLEERASATRVRG
- a CDS encoding tagaturonate epimerase family protein, with amino-acid sequence MTTATNAAQAAAALQAGAPLSGMTDVYAASVAESGGDRVAMVKFGGERQLLAVGGGALYAALEGEEVREGGAAYKLCPLTHNNRLALNDAFEYTKPRAIGTQMATIGLGDRLGLASPGHIKTVAGRNIRPILAQQSIRELNLTNRSYEDVLDAASFAVFQEGYKDGWGADGDHLKTPADIEYALRLGFSMLTLDASEHIDNAAASLDDAGVAARYAELDASYRARVEAEYADRTFAIEDASIEVSAAALKRYALVYGRAVQFMVEIYRTYIVPAGRGIDFEISIDETATPTDPAAHWFVANELKREGVEVYSMAPRFCGEFQKGIDYIGDIAQFEKELAVHAAICDHFGYKLSVHSGSDKFSVFPLVAKYTSGRFHLKTAGTNWLEAVRTVAKVNPGLYRRMHEYAAAHVEEALKYYHITADFAKVKPLSEVSDAELPEYMNEDNARQMLHITYGILLTAKDDSGASLFKDEFYATLGEHEEAYEASLIAHIGKHLELLGK
- a CDS encoding DUF362 domain-containing protein is translated as MSEIIRNMLAPIPIPPVVRIRQRFDPSKLEDPVGVLREELQKPGAVDRIQPGQRVAVAVGSRGVANIAGFTKATIDAIKARGAHPFIVPCMGSHGGATAEGQAEVLKHLGIDEATMGAPVESSMEVVQIDQLANGLPVYVDKIASQADAIVVINRVKPHTAFRGPIESGIMKMIAIGLGKQKGAEACHQLGFKYMAEFVPEMATLMINKLPIVFGVAAVENAYDETCHIEVLPADRIYEREVELQKMAKSRMPKLLFDQIDVLVIDYIGKNISGDGMDPNVTGRYPTPYASGGPDVNKMVVLDVTKESKGNANGVGTADFTTRRLADKMDFTATYLNGLTSTVCAPTKLATTLESDELAIKAAVKTCNVLNFNDCRLVRIRDTLHLGEIEISVPLLEEARNHPDIEIVSEPYQWTFDSEGYLPK
- a CDS encoding AraC family transcriptional regulator: MADYQFDTADGSIHIDYTKRIGFYSMDEDHSHEGYELYYLFSGERDYFIRNRTYRVKAGEFVFIERGELHRTLDVGVPEHERIVINFAGALLDGFPLCGRNGVVALPAQHRWKGESLARELIAESKEDAPGRDAMLEAMLKQLLLLVFRAMVDWAEEAAPPSPVHRLMSEIAGYVGEHYAEPLLLKDVAERFYVSPFYLSRKFKQCTGFGFAEYVQLVRVREAQRLLRETDLKMIDIAERTGIGPVASFHKLFKRLNDCSPLQYRKRQRAAASAPDARR